A region of Allocoleopsis franciscana PCC 7113 DNA encodes the following proteins:
- a CDS encoding DegT/DnrJ/EryC1/StrS family aminotransferase has protein sequence MTLEAEIQDFLTNVGNNHQIFKYLYNTTPDTFVPFETPVYYSGPYWDNKEIIAMMKAILEGKWITSGEMVHKFEAQFSKKFKLNHSVMVNSGSSANLALIGAVKKYLEWQDGDEIILSVVGFPTTLAPLLQNNLKPVFIDIELDSLNFDLELIEEKITPKTKAIFLSPVLGNPPNMDRLLEICKKHSIELLLDNCDSLGSTWRGKYLNEYAIASSTSFYPAHHISTGEGGMVSSNIKEIIKIARSLAWWGRACDCVGATNLLPCGGCGKRFDHWLPDYDGVVDHRYVFTNIGYNLKPLDFQGAIGSVQLEKFEEIEQRRIQSKKRLQGILEEYVEGIKVPNELPEATTCWFGTPIVCPDSESKRSLVEYFEKNKIQTRNYFAGNILLQPAYKHLENAENYPNANVVLDRVFFIGAAPHYHEQIFEYIQERLKARFESQKTNKVLNLSC, from the coding sequence ATGACTCTAGAGGCAGAAATTCAAGATTTCCTAACTAATGTTGGCAACAACCATCAGATCTTCAAGTATCTGTACAATACAACTCCAGATACTTTTGTTCCCTTTGAAACCCCCGTATACTACTCCGGCCCTTACTGGGATAACAAAGAAATCATAGCCATGATGAAGGCTATTTTAGAAGGTAAGTGGATTACCAGCGGAGAAATGGTTCATAAGTTTGAAGCTCAGTTTTCTAAGAAATTCAAACTGAATCATTCCGTAATGGTTAACTCCGGTAGTTCAGCCAATTTAGCTCTGATTGGAGCGGTTAAAAAGTATCTTGAATGGCAAGACGGAGACGAAATTATATTGTCTGTCGTTGGATTCCCTACAACTCTAGCTCCGCTTCTCCAAAATAACCTCAAACCCGTCTTCATCGATATTGAATTAGATTCTCTTAACTTTGATTTAGAGTTGATTGAGGAAAAAATCACTCCAAAAACTAAAGCGATTTTCTTATCTCCAGTTTTAGGTAACCCTCCGAATATGGATAGGTTACTGGAAATTTGTAAGAAGCATAGCATCGAACTCTTGCTCGACAATTGTGATAGCCTAGGCAGCACTTGGCGAGGAAAGTACCTCAATGAATATGCCATCGCCTCATCTACCTCCTTCTACCCAGCACACCATATCAGCACTGGGGAAGGAGGCATGGTTTCCTCGAATATCAAGGAAATTATTAAAATTGCCCGATCGCTAGCTTGGTGGGGACGCGCTTGTGATTGCGTTGGAGCAACCAACTTATTGCCTTGTGGAGGCTGTGGCAAGCGATTCGATCATTGGTTGCCTGATTATGATGGCGTTGTTGACCACAGGTATGTGTTTACAAACATCGGCTATAACCTGAAGCCGTTAGACTTTCAAGGAGCGATTGGTTCAGTACAGTTAGAAAAGTTTGAGGAAATTGAACAAAGAAGAATTCAGAGTAAAAAGCGACTACAAGGCATTCTAGAAGAATATGTAGAGGGAATCAAAGTCCCCAATGAATTGCCAGAAGCAACCACCTGTTGGTTTGGCACGCCTATTGTATGTCCCGACTCTGAATCCAAGCGATCGCTTGTGGAATACTTCGAGAAAAACAAAATCCAAACGCGGAACTATTTCGCCGGCAACATTTTGCTGCAACCCGCTTATAAACACTTAGAGAATGCTGAGAATTATCCCAATGCTAATGTAGTTTTGGATCGGGTGTTCTTTATCGGTGCAGCTCCACACTACCACGAGCAAATCTTTGAATACATTCAAGAAAGACTCAAAGCACGGTTTGAAAGCCAGAAAACAAATAAAGTCTTGAATCTCTCCTGCTAA
- a CDS encoding MerR family transcriptional regulator, whose product MLEIAEKAVALQPRLTLDSLVEGRYTQINVNVKVDTKENLTEKMRIGELAEKAGVTPRTIRYYENLGLLSPSEREGKGFRYYTEAELARLRKIDALQSLGLSLEEIGSILDLFFQEPTMLRGKQKLLEILMAHLQETDEKIIALTQFRSELQANIAKVQQYIEQVSQP is encoded by the coding sequence ATGTTGGAAATTGCTGAAAAGGCAGTAGCACTCCAACCCAGACTCACGCTTGACAGCCTGGTCGAAGGTCGTTACACTCAAATTAACGTTAACGTTAAGGTTGATACGAAAGAAAACTTGACTGAAAAAATGCGTATCGGGGAACTTGCTGAGAAAGCTGGCGTTACTCCTCGAACAATTCGCTACTACGAAAACTTGGGACTCTTAAGTCCCAGCGAACGCGAGGGAAAGGGCTTTCGGTACTACACCGAGGCTGAACTAGCCAGACTCCGCAAAATTGATGCGCTCCAATCTCTTGGGCTATCTCTAGAAGAGATTGGCAGTATCCTCGACCTGTTTTTTCAAGAACCGACAATGTTACGGGGGAAGCAAAAATTGTTGGAAATTCTCATGGCTCATCTCCAGGAGACAGATGAGAAAATCATCGCCCTAACGCAGTTCCGTTCAGAGCTGCAAGCCAACATTGCTAAAGTACAGCAATACATAGAGCAAGTCAGCCAGCCCTAA
- a CDS encoding cupin domain-containing protein has translation MTSTIKADSSCYFPLRERIEYPADGVLSKVLFKDNNCQYTLFCLAADTSISEHTSTRNAVINVIEGQGILTLEGKEIKLEPGLFVFMKAHAPHALKAEQNLGFLLTLSESH, from the coding sequence ATGACTTCTACAATCAAAGCCGATTCATCTTGTTATTTTCCCCTACGAGAACGAATTGAATATCCAGCAGATGGAGTATTGAGTAAAGTTTTATTCAAGGATAATAATTGTCAGTACACGCTGTTTTGTTTAGCCGCTGACACGAGTATTTCTGAACATACCTCAACTCGCAATGCTGTCATCAATGTTATTGAAGGTCAGGGGATTCTGACTTTAGAGGGAAAAGAGATTAAATTAGAACCAGGTTTGTTTGTTTTCATGAAAGCTCACGCTCCCCATGCGTTAAAAGCGGAGCAAAACTTAGGGTTTCTCCTAACGCTATCTGAAAGCCATTAA
- a CDS encoding acetate/propionate family kinase: MKILVLNAGSSSQKSCLYQLGDTLPELPPIPLWEAKIDWTKRPGIAELEVKTSSSIGLEEELKTDSRPDVMAQMLETLTSGQTQVIDHLAEIAVVGHRVVHGGQEYRQATLIKLEVKDAIANLSSFAPVHNPVNLEGIETIEKILGTATPQVAVFDTAFHANLPLVAATYPIPYEFFEQGIRRYGFHGISHQYCANRTAQLMGKDLASLRLITCHLGNGASLAAIRDGESIDTTMGFTPLEGLMMGSRSGSIDPGILIHLLRKADYDAQSLDETLNKASGMKGISGVSGDLRQIISEMNQGNSRAKLALDMYIHSLRKHIGAMLASLGGLDALVFTGGIGENSAAIRSAACEAFGFLGLKLDSHKNDASPVDIDIAATDSAIRVFVVHTEEDWAIAQECWKLLKRQ, from the coding sequence ATGAAAATCTTAGTACTCAATGCGGGGTCGAGTAGTCAGAAGAGTTGCCTGTACCAACTTGGTGATACATTGCCAGAATTGCCACCGATACCGCTTTGGGAAGCGAAGATAGATTGGACAAAACGCCCAGGAATAGCAGAACTTGAGGTCAAAACGTCCAGTTCAATTGGCTTGGAAGAAGAGTTAAAAACCGATTCGCGACCGGATGTGATGGCTCAGATGTTAGAAACCCTAACAAGTGGACAGACTCAGGTGATTGATCATCTAGCTGAGATTGCTGTTGTCGGTCATCGCGTGGTGCATGGAGGGCAGGAGTATCGGCAGGCAACCTTGATTAAGCTAGAAGTCAAGGATGCGATCGCGAATCTTTCCAGTTTCGCCCCTGTTCACAATCCAGTCAACCTGGAAGGGATCGAAACAATTGAGAAAATCCTGGGAACGGCTACACCTCAAGTTGCTGTCTTTGATACCGCCTTTCATGCCAATTTGCCGTTGGTGGCGGCTACTTACCCCATTCCCTACGAATTCTTTGAGCAAGGGATTCGGCGCTATGGATTTCATGGTATCAGCCATCAATACTGTGCGAATCGCACGGCTCAGCTAATGGGTAAAGACTTAGCCTCCTTGCGTCTGATTACCTGTCATTTAGGGAATGGTGCTTCCCTTGCTGCAATCCGCGACGGTGAGAGCATTGATACCACAATGGGATTCACTCCCCTAGAGGGCTTGATGATGGGCAGTCGTTCTGGCTCCATCGACCCTGGTATCCTCATTCACTTGTTACGAAAGGCTGATTACGATGCCCAATCCTTAGATGAAACCCTGAATAAAGCATCTGGCATGAAGGGAATTTCAGGAGTATCAGGTGATTTACGCCAGATTATCAGTGAAATGAACCAGGGCAACTCACGGGCAAAATTAGCCTTGGATATGTACATCCATTCTCTGCGGAAGCATATCGGTGCCATGCTTGCCTCTTTGGGAGGATTGGATGCTTTGGTGTTTACGGGTGGGATTGGGGAAAACTCAGCCGCCATTCGATCCGCTGCTTGTGAGGCGTTTGGATTTCTCGGTTTGAAACTCGATTCCCACAAGAATGATGCCTCCCCTGTGGATATCGATATTGCCGCCACCGATTCAGCGATTCGTGTGTTTGTTGTACATACGGAAGAAGATTGGGCGATCGCACAAGAATGTTGGAAATTGCTGAAAAGGCAGTAG
- a CDS encoding acyltransferase encodes MSSNELGIPAIINPAEEIQKAQLTPSRRLSLKERLITSLIGWIPGAARGHVLRRIFYPTIFARIGDSVFLDRGIEFVGTSNIEIGDSVVISPNVTLKAPGENNKINLGRGVCLLKGVNIVGLDNTTVEIGDRTFVNVNVWLNGPGHIKIGQDCLLAPRVSLIAVNHIFSDPNRPINTQGHTAKGITVEDDCWLGYGVTVVDGVTIGKGSVIGAGAVVTKDIPPYSIAVGVPTKVIGKRGE; translated from the coding sequence ATGTCAAGTAATGAACTTGGAATCCCAGCCATCATCAATCCTGCCGAGGAGATTCAAAAAGCTCAATTAACCCCTTCTCGTCGGTTGAGTCTCAAAGAACGATTGATAACCAGCCTAATCGGATGGATACCAGGAGCAGCAAGAGGTCATGTATTGCGAAGAATTTTTTATCCAACCATTTTTGCCCGAATCGGTGATTCTGTTTTCCTGGATCGTGGCATTGAATTTGTCGGTACTTCTAATATTGAAATTGGAGATTCAGTAGTGATTTCTCCTAACGTTACTCTCAAGGCTCCAGGTGAGAATAATAAGATTAATCTTGGTCGTGGGGTTTGCCTCCTGAAGGGGGTTAATATTGTCGGTCTTGATAACACAACAGTCGAGATTGGTGACCGTACCTTCGTTAACGTTAATGTATGGCTCAATGGCCCCGGTCATATCAAAATTGGGCAAGACTGTCTGCTAGCACCGCGTGTATCTCTGATTGCTGTTAATCACATCTTTTCTGACCCCAATCGACCCATCAATACCCAAGGACATACAGCAAAGGGAATTACGGTTGAGGATGATTGCTGGCTCGGATATGGGGTGACGGTAGTCGATGGAGTTACGATTGGTAAGGGCAGTGTGATTGGAGCTGGAGCCGTTGTGACTAAAGATATCCCCCCCTATTCAATCGCGGTTGGTGTACCCACCAAGGTAATCGGTAAACGAGGGGAATGA
- a CDS encoding DinB family protein, which yields MLLQHFQMLARYNTLANRRVYESCSQLTDAERKRIRPAFFKSIHGTLNHIMVGDRIWLTRFEGGEIPSTGLDAILYEDFDELREVRIAEDQRIEAFASGLAEEFLASTITYRNNAGNIHSDPVNLLVAHFFNHQTHHRGQIHEMLTQTEIAPPVLDMHRVLRP from the coding sequence ATGCTCCTACAGCATTTTCAAATGCTTGCCCGATACAACACCCTAGCCAACCGCAGAGTTTATGAGAGTTGCTCACAACTAACCGATGCAGAACGCAAGCGTATCCGACCAGCCTTTTTTAAGAGTATTCATGGGACGCTGAACCACATCATGGTGGGCGATCGCATTTGGCTGACAAGATTTGAGGGTGGAGAGATTCCGTCTACGGGACTCGACGCAATTCTCTATGAAGACTTCGACGAGTTGCGAGAGGTGCGGATAGCGGAAGATCAGCGGATTGAAGCGTTTGCCTCAGGTTTAGCTGAAGAGTTTTTAGCGAGTACGATTACCTACCGTAATAACGCCGGAAATATTCATAGCGATCCCGTCAACTTGCTCGTGGCTCACTTTTTTAACCATCAAACCCACCACCGGGGACAGATTCACGAGATGCTGACGCAGACTGAAATCGCCCCACCGGTCTTGGATATGCATCGAGTACTGCGACCTTAG
- the lepB gene encoding signal peptidase I, protein MPDPDNQDFNNDAQLNRNNLWLEGCKTVALSLVFSFGFHILVAESRYVASGSMLPTLEVNDRLVIDKLSYRWSNPERGDIIVFSPTEKLKQQNVRDTLIKRVIGLPGEKVEIKQGRVYINDGLLSEKYIAENLSYQWGPVTVPAKSYLVMGDNRDYSYDSRSWGFVPHDYIIGKAFVRFWSPKRLGKIDPVPLYPTSQPSSSK, encoded by the coding sequence ATGCCTGATCCGGACAACCAAGATTTTAACAATGATGCCCAGCTAAACCGCAACAATCTCTGGTTAGAGGGATGTAAGACAGTGGCACTGAGTTTGGTGTTCTCTTTTGGGTTTCACATCCTTGTCGCAGAATCTCGCTATGTTGCCTCCGGGTCGATGCTTCCTACTCTAGAGGTTAATGACCGCCTGGTAATCGACAAATTAAGCTATCGTTGGTCAAACCCGGAACGAGGGGACATCATTGTATTTTCTCCCACCGAAAAGCTCAAGCAGCAAAATGTACGCGATACGCTGATCAAACGAGTGATTGGTTTACCAGGAGAGAAAGTCGAGATTAAACAGGGCCGAGTCTACATTAATGATGGACTCTTGTCAGAAAAATATATTGCAGAGAATCTGAGCTATCAGTGGGGACCCGTCACCGTGCCAGCCAAGTCTTATCTCGTAATGGGTGATAACCGCGATTACAGCTATGACAGTCGTTCCTGGGGATTTGTTCCTCACGACTATATTATTGGCAAGGCCTTTGTTCGCTTTTGGTCTCCTAAGCGCCTAGGCAAAATCGATCCAGTTCCGCTGTATCCAACATCCCAACCCTCCTCCTCAAAGTAA
- a CDS encoding sugar porter family MFS transporter produces the protein MAAKPKTSYLILIAGAAALGGFLFGFDTAVINGAVGALQKAYNATSGMTGFAVSSALLGSALGAFFAGPLADRQGRIKTMAMASVLFTLSAIGSGMAFGIWDFIFWRALGGIAVGMASVIAPAYIAEVAPAHLRGRLGSLQQMAIVVGIFIALLSDYFIALGAGGSAEAPFWFGVSAWRWMFWSEIPPAILYGVAALMIPESPRYLVAQGQDRKAADVLAKVVGGDVLSKVEEIRQTVNMERKPQFSDLLSRRGGLLPIVWVGMGLSILQQFVGINVIFYYSSILWQAVGFSERDSLLITVITGIVNIVTTFIAIATVDKFGRKPLLLLGSIGMTVTLGTLALVFGNAAIDPATGNPSLTGSAGIIALLAANLYVVFFGFSWGPIVWVLLGEIFNNKIRAAALSLAASIQWIANFIVSTTFPPLLNTFGLGSAYGIYTIAAAISIFFVALFIKETKGKELEEM, from the coding sequence ATTGCTGCTAAACCCAAGACTTCTTATCTGATTCTAATTGCTGGTGCCGCCGCCCTTGGTGGCTTTTTGTTCGGGTTTGATACGGCAGTAATCAATGGTGCCGTCGGAGCACTACAAAAAGCCTATAACGCGACTAGTGGGATGACGGGTTTTGCCGTGTCTTCTGCATTGTTGGGTTCTGCACTAGGAGCCTTCTTTGCTGGCCCCCTCGCTGATCGCCAAGGACGCATCAAGACCATGGCGATGGCATCTGTGTTGTTTACCCTCAGTGCCATTGGTTCGGGTATGGCGTTTGGCATCTGGGATTTCATCTTCTGGCGTGCCTTGGGTGGAATTGCAGTGGGTATGGCTAGCGTGATTGCACCGGCTTATATTGCAGAGGTGGCTCCCGCTCACCTACGAGGAAGGCTGGGTTCGCTGCAACAAATGGCGATTGTCGTGGGTATCTTCATTGCCTTACTGAGTGATTACTTTATCGCGTTGGGAGCAGGCGGGTCAGCCGAAGCACCGTTTTGGTTTGGGGTGTCTGCTTGGCGCTGGATGTTTTGGTCAGAAATTCCGCCAGCCATCCTCTACGGGGTAGCGGCTTTGATGATTCCCGAATCGCCTCGATATCTGGTTGCTCAGGGTCAAGACCGGAAAGCGGCGGATGTTCTCGCCAAGGTTGTGGGGGGTGATGTACTCTCCAAAGTTGAGGAAATCCGCCAGACGGTTAACATGGAGCGCAAACCTCAATTCTCTGACCTCCTAAGCCGACGGGGTGGTCTATTGCCGATTGTCTGGGTGGGAATGGGTCTATCTATCCTCCAGCAGTTCGTGGGTATTAACGTTATCTTTTATTACAGCAGTATTTTGTGGCAGGCTGTCGGATTCTCAGAACGGGATTCCCTATTAATTACGGTAATCACAGGCATTGTTAATATTGTGACCACCTTTATTGCGATCGCTACCGTAGACAAGTTTGGTCGCAAGCCTCTCCTGCTGTTAGGGTCAATTGGGATGACCGTTACCTTAGGAACACTGGCGCTTGTTTTTGGCAACGCGGCGATCGACCCTGCCACTGGTAATCCAAGCCTGACGGGTTCTGCTGGCATTATTGCCCTTCTCGCCGCTAACCTCTATGTCGTCTTCTTCGGCTTCTCTTGGGGGCCGATTGTTTGGGTGTTGTTAGGGGAAATATTTAACAATAAAATTCGAGCGGCTGCACTTTCACTTGCTGCCTCGATTCAGTGGATTGCTAATTTTATCGTCTCCACGACCTTTCCTCCCTTGCTTAACACCTTCGGCCTCGGTTCTGCCTATGGTATTTATACGATCGCAGCCGCCATCTCCATCTTTTTCGTGGCACTTTTTATTAAGGAAACCAAAGGTAAGGAACTAGAAGAAATGTAA
- a CDS encoding class I SAM-dependent methyltransferase, with product MSVLPAWFYNEFQQIGVDFEDRLQVEAYDCNQRSSSEQAERKLIEWLGISASHTVIDLGAGTGTFAIQACKAGACVHVVDVSPTMLAYAQKKVGAAKAENIKFHHAGFLTYEHQGNPADFIVTKAAFHHLPDFWKMVGLLRMASMLKVGGILYLRDVVFSFNPSDYYSRIDAWIERVANPAGEGFTVSDFQTHVREEYSTFAWILEGMLTRAGFEIEQADYLTPEYAQYVCRKR from the coding sequence ATGAGCGTACTTCCTGCATGGTTCTATAACGAATTTCAACAAATCGGAGTTGACTTTGAGGATAGGTTACAAGTTGAGGCATACGACTGTAATCAGCGATCAAGTAGCGAACAAGCTGAACGCAAATTAATTGAGTGGCTAGGTATCTCAGCCAGTCATACCGTCATTGACTTAGGTGCGGGTACTGGAACGTTTGCCATTCAAGCCTGTAAGGCAGGTGCCTGCGTCCATGTGGTGGACGTGTCACCAACCATGCTGGCTTATGCCCAAAAAAAGGTTGGCGCTGCTAAGGCTGAGAACATTAAGTTCCATCATGCTGGATTTCTGACTTACGAGCATCAAGGCAATCCGGCTGATTTCATTGTCACAAAGGCCGCGTTCCATCACTTGCCGGACTTCTGGAAGATGGTAGGACTGTTGCGTATGGCATCGATGTTGAAGGTTGGAGGGATTCTTTACCTGCGGGATGTAGTGTTCTCGTTCAACCCCAGTGACTATTATTCCCGTATTGATGCCTGGATTGAACGAGTGGCAAACCCAGCGGGTGAAGGTTTTACCGTCAGCGATTTCCAGACTCATGTTCGCGAAGAATACAGCACATTCGCATGGATTCTTGAAGGGATGTTGACTCGTGCTGGTTTTGAGATTGAACAAGCTGATTACCTAACCCCCGAATATGCCCAGTATGTCTGTCGGAAACGTTAG
- a CDS encoding SAM-dependent methyltransferase encodes MTNATLNFKTAPAHQVLAAAGKKILRPGGRTATEQLFSWANFQPEETVLELASSFGYSAIALAKRFGVRVVGVEKNPSSVARARENIQAAGLEGQVEVIEGDIFHLEMISGQFDYVFAEAILSMQSPAGKAKILQGIRNKLKPGGKFLSHELLVYDHEEEVHHTLSQVIRMNTKPLSLENWSKACETAGLNVQQHQTGAMGLLNPLQMLRDEGVVDTARIVWNVLTKAPIRERVLQMHHAFKQHQQDLGYISLCAVAD; translated from the coding sequence ATGACCAACGCTACCCTCAACTTCAAAACGGCACCCGCTCATCAAGTCTTAGCAGCGGCTGGTAAGAAGATTTTACGACCCGGTGGACGTACTGCGACAGAACAGTTATTTAGTTGGGCGAATTTCCAACCTGAAGAGACAGTACTGGAGCTAGCTTCGAGTTTTGGTTACAGTGCGATCGCATTAGCCAAACGTTTTGGCGTCCGTGTGGTTGGCGTTGAAAAAAATCCCAGTAGTGTGGCACGCGCACGAGAGAATATCCAAGCGGCTGGGTTAGAAGGACAGGTAGAAGTCATTGAAGGGGATATTTTTCACCTAGAAATGATTTCTGGACAGTTTGATTATGTGTTTGCAGAAGCCATTTTGTCCATGCAATCTCCTGCGGGTAAAGCCAAAATCTTGCAGGGTATTCGTAACAAACTCAAACCAGGGGGTAAGTTTCTTTCTCATGAATTGTTAGTTTACGACCATGAAGAAGAAGTTCATCACACATTGTCCCAGGTTATTCGGATGAACACCAAACCTCTTTCATTGGAGAACTGGAGTAAAGCCTGTGAAACGGCTGGACTAAATGTGCAACAGCATCAAACTGGAGCGATGGGATTATTAAACCCCCTGCAAATGCTGCGGGATGAAGGTGTTGTTGATACGGCTCGAATTGTGTGGAATGTCTTAACAAAAGCGCCTATTCGTGAGCGAGTTCTACAAATGCACCATGCATTCAAGCAACATCAGCAAGATTTGGGCTATATCTCGCTATGTGCGGTTGCTGATTAA
- a CDS encoding glycosyltransferase, protein MYKITFPIPVFLIDEKHISIPTGLARDILTQLKYEPKLRLICPQVPDGTIIQDSYTISLDDYPGLSFRLLPWSGGMRSWPLHYLAVRAALIEEVRDATVWHTVCGINLWDVTTLSYEIGRLYSKGIRVFYLDSDPTSILEKSGGLSSLKAKLVDSQIKQRVTDADATFFLGLGVQKRYGHLARRSSTNQAVWLQKEDVANEEDVRRKFEQSSDQPIRMILPVRLEAWKGADDVIQALINLGDQLPAYQLDIMGSGPYKEQLIALARNHTDKIRFVDPVPYGPVFFERLRSYHIVFVPTRGLEEQRVAYDAAASGCVLLHSRTVTLETSLRDLQPRWSFEPANINSLSSAIQSAIGERSRWTQAGLAGIGFMQGRTIDEMHRSRAEFIRSVQHSVYPNAKNLVASAT, encoded by the coding sequence ATGTACAAAATCACTTTTCCTATTCCGGTTTTCCTTATTGACGAAAAACACATATCCATTCCTACCGGGTTAGCTCGCGATATTCTCACACAACTCAAATACGAGCCAAAACTACGACTGATTTGTCCGCAGGTTCCTGATGGCACAATCATCCAAGATTCCTACACCATTTCCTTGGATGATTACCCAGGACTTTCGTTTCGCCTGTTACCTTGGAGCGGGGGAATGCGTAGTTGGCCTCTGCATTATCTAGCCGTGAGAGCCGCCTTAATTGAGGAAGTTCGTGATGCGACAGTTTGGCATACAGTTTGCGGCATTAATTTGTGGGATGTCACAACATTAAGTTACGAGATCGGACGCTTATACAGCAAGGGAATCCGAGTATTTTACTTGGACAGTGACCCAACATCCATACTCGAAAAAAGTGGCGGTTTGTCATCGCTCAAAGCTAAGTTAGTAGACTCACAAATCAAGCAGCGTGTAACGGATGCTGATGCTACATTTTTCCTAGGACTTGGAGTACAAAAAAGGTATGGGCACTTAGCACGTCGCTCAAGCACCAATCAAGCCGTCTGGTTGCAAAAAGAAGATGTTGCCAATGAAGAGGACGTAAGGCGCAAGTTTGAACAATCATCAGATCAACCAATTCGGATGATTCTTCCCGTTCGACTTGAGGCATGGAAAGGTGCGGACGACGTGATTCAAGCGCTGATTAACCTCGGCGATCAGTTACCCGCTTACCAACTCGATATCATGGGTTCTGGTCCGTATAAAGAACAACTAATCGCTCTGGCACGCAACCATACCGACAAGATTCGCTTTGTCGATCCCGTTCCCTACGGCCCAGTCTTCTTTGAACGTCTGCGCTCTTATCACATTGTTTTTGTTCCAACTCGCGGCTTAGAGGAACAAAGAGTCGCTTACGATGCAGCCGCTTCGGGTTGCGTATTGCTCCATTCACGCACGGTTACCCTAGAAACCTCGCTGCGTGATTTACAGCCGCGCTGGAGTTTTGAACCCGCTAATATTAACAGCCTATCGAGTGCCATTCAGTCTGCGATAGGCGAGCGATCGCGTTGGACACAAGCCGGACTAGCGGGAATTGGATTTATGCAGGGCAGAACCATCGACGAGATGCACCGTTCGCGGGCTGAGTTCATCCGTTCTGTACAACACTCAGTCTATCCCAACGCCAAAAATCTAGTCGCTAGTGCTACCTAG
- a CDS encoding aldo/keto reductase, whose amino-acid sequence MKTRKLGSQGLIVSELGLGCMGMSEFYSGGDETESIATLHRALELGVTLLDTADMYGPHTNEQLVGKAIKDRRDRVIVATKFGIVRGEDKSFRGINGSPDYVHQACDASLQRLGTDYIDLYYQHRVDPNVPIEETVGAMAELVQQGKVRYIGLSEAAPATIRRAHQVHPITALQTEYSLWSRDPEDEILATIRELGIGFVAYSPLGRGFLSGEITSLDDLAADDYRRYSPRFQGENFNKNLQLVQAVKEIATEKGVTPGQLAIAWLLAQGNDIVPIPGTKRRTYLEENVAAVEITLTQAELQRIDEVAPKSIAAGDRYPDMSSVNG is encoded by the coding sequence ATGAAAACACGCAAACTCGGAAGCCAAGGACTCATTGTTTCAGAGTTGGGGCTTGGATGTATGGGAATGTCGGAGTTCTACAGTGGCGGGGATGAAACCGAATCTATTGCCACGCTTCACCGCGCATTAGAACTGGGAGTCACCCTGCTGGATACAGCAGATATGTATGGCCCGCATACGAATGAGCAGCTAGTTGGGAAAGCGATTAAAGACCGTCGCGATCGCGTGATTGTCGCCACAAAGTTTGGTATCGTGCGCGGTGAGGATAAAAGCTTTCGCGGCATCAATGGTAGCCCTGACTATGTGCATCAAGCCTGTGATGCTTCATTACAACGCCTAGGAACGGACTACATTGACCTCTACTACCAGCATCGTGTCGATCCTAATGTTCCCATCGAGGAGACCGTGGGTGCGATGGCAGAATTGGTACAACAGGGAAAAGTCCGCTACATTGGCCTTTCTGAGGCAGCTCCCGCGACGATTCGACGTGCCCATCAAGTGCACCCCATTACCGCTTTACAGACGGAGTATTCCCTCTGGAGCCGCGACCCAGAAGACGAAATTCTCGCGACTATCCGTGAATTAGGGATTGGGTTTGTGGCCTATAGTCCTCTAGGTCGAGGCTTTCTCTCAGGAGAGATTACCAGCTTGGATGATTTGGCGGCGGATGACTATCGCCGATATTCGCCCAGGTTCCAAGGTGAAAATTTTAATAAGAATCTCCAGCTTGTCCAGGCTGTAAAGGAAATTGCGACCGAAAAAGGGGTTACACCGGGGCAACTAGCGATCGCCTGGTTACTGGCTCAAGGGAACGATATCGTGCCCATCCCTGGAACCAAGCGCCGCACTTACCTGGAAGAGAATGTGGCGGCTGTGGAGATTACCTTAACTCAAGCTGAACTACAGCGTATAGACGAGGTAGCACCGAAGAGCATTGCAGCAGGCGATCGCTACCCTGATATGAGCAGCGTGAATGGTTAA